In Amycolatopsis sulphurea, one genomic interval encodes:
- a CDS encoding DoxX family protein: MHRLDTTREHALGLFRIVIGFLFACHGVKTLFGLLGAAAPVPVGQWPGWWAAVIQLAAGTLVCLGVGTRVAALLGSGSMAYAYFAVHSTHGLLPIENGGEASAMFCWALLILAFTGPGRFSLANALRPKTRAAAQQP; this comes from the coding sequence ATGCACCGGCTGGACACGACCCGGGAGCACGCGCTGGGCCTGTTCCGCATCGTGATCGGGTTCCTGTTCGCCTGTCACGGCGTGAAAACCCTGTTCGGGCTGCTCGGCGCGGCGGCACCGGTGCCGGTCGGGCAATGGCCGGGCTGGTGGGCGGCGGTGATCCAGCTCGCCGCCGGAACGCTGGTGTGCCTGGGCGTCGGCACCCGGGTGGCCGCGCTGCTCGGGTCGGGCTCGATGGCCTACGCCTACTTCGCCGTGCACTCCACGCACGGCCTGCTCCCGATCGAAAACGGCGGTGAAGCGTCGGCGATGTTCTGCTGGGCGCTGCTGATACTCGCGTTCACTGGGCCGGGCCGGTTCAGCCTCGCCAACGCGCTGCGCCCGAAGACGCGGGCCGCCGCGCAGCAGCCCTGA
- a CDS encoding LLM class flavin-dependent oxidoreductase encodes MTTKPFRFGVVAAAQGGAAQWRETARRAEDLGYSILLSPDNLHLPTPTAALAVAAAVTDTLRVGSFVLASPLRTPRAAAWEAHSLSVVTDRRFELGIGTGIPAMREAAAELGLPYGTGAERLAQVADTITHLRTLDGAEHTPVLLAAGGPRARRLGGERADIVTLADKPLTSRADFAAHAAEIRAAAGDREVELAMNVFVVGDEAPPWIRSFIGADAATLREHDSLAILPGDPAAAADELERRRAEYGVSYVSVNGAFLTEFAPIVARLSGQ; translated from the coding sequence ATGACGACGAAACCGTTCCGGTTCGGGGTGGTGGCCGCGGCGCAGGGCGGCGCCGCCCAATGGCGGGAGACCGCGCGGCGCGCCGAGGACCTCGGCTACTCGATCCTGCTTTCGCCGGACAATCTGCACCTGCCCACGCCCACCGCGGCGCTGGCGGTGGCCGCGGCCGTGACGGACACGTTGCGGGTCGGGTCTTTCGTGCTGGCCAGCCCGCTGCGCACGCCGCGGGCGGCGGCCTGGGAGGCGCACAGCCTGAGCGTGGTCACCGATCGGCGATTCGAGCTGGGCATCGGCACCGGGATCCCCGCGATGCGCGAGGCCGCCGCCGAACTCGGGCTGCCCTACGGCACCGGCGCGGAGCGCCTGGCCCAGGTCGCGGACACGATCACGCACCTGCGGACACTCGACGGCGCCGAACACACTCCGGTGCTGCTCGCCGCCGGCGGGCCGCGGGCTCGCCGCCTCGGCGGCGAACGCGCGGACATCGTGACGCTGGCGGACAAACCGCTCACCAGCCGGGCGGACTTCGCCGCGCACGCCGCGGAGATCCGCGCCGCCGCGGGTGACCGTGAGGTCGAGCTGGCGATGAACGTTTTCGTGGTCGGCGACGAGGCGCCCCCGTGGATCCGCAGCTTCATCGGCGCGGATGCCGCGACCCTGCGCGAACACGACTCGCTCGCGATCCTGCCCGGCGACCCGGCCGCCGCAGCCGACGAACTCGAACGGCGGCGCGCGGAATACGGAGTCTCCTACGTGAGCGTGAACGGCGCGTTCCTGACGGAGTTCGCGCCGATCGTGGCCCGGCTCAGCGGCCAATGA
- a CDS encoding cytochrome P450: MTGTLDPAVVPDYPMPRAARCPFDPPPAARELQEKAPLSRVRLWDGSTPWLVTRYAEQRALMADPRVSSDITRPGYPLQAPMPPDGGAGISFILMDDPEHGRLRRMVTGAFTVKRTESLRPAVQRIVDEQIDEMLAGPNPVDLVPAFALPVPSLVICELLGVPYADHGFFQEHSQRLVRRTTDPDERVAAHRALLTYLDELMGEKLARRDDALLSGLADRIAAGELTRTEAAQMGVLLLIAGHETTANMIALGTLALLRNPGQLAQLRESGDDPALVASAVEELLRYLTITHSGRRRVALEDIEIAGQIVRAGEGLIMANEIANRDAEAFPDPDRLDLARNPRRHVAFGFGVHQCLGQPLARLELQVVYRTLYRRIPTLALAADIEDIPFKHDGSVYGVYELPVAW, from the coding sequence ATGACCGGCACGCTCGACCCGGCCGTGGTGCCGGATTATCCGATGCCACGGGCGGCCCGCTGCCCGTTCGACCCGCCGCCCGCCGCGCGCGAGCTGCAGGAAAAGGCGCCGCTGTCCCGGGTGCGGCTGTGGGACGGCAGCACGCCGTGGCTGGTCACTCGCTACGCCGAGCAGCGCGCGCTGATGGCCGACCCGCGGGTCAGTTCGGATATCACCCGGCCCGGTTACCCGCTCCAGGCGCCGATGCCGCCCGACGGCGGCGCCGGGATCAGTTTCATCCTGATGGACGATCCGGAACACGGCAGGCTGCGGCGGATGGTGACCGGCGCGTTCACGGTCAAGCGCACCGAGAGCCTGCGCCCGGCGGTGCAGCGGATCGTCGACGAGCAGATCGACGAGATGCTGGCCGGGCCGAACCCGGTGGATCTCGTGCCGGCGTTCGCGCTGCCCGTGCCGTCACTGGTGATCTGCGAGCTGCTCGGCGTTCCCTACGCCGATCACGGCTTCTTCCAGGAACACAGCCAGCGCCTCGTCCGCCGCACCACCGATCCGGACGAGCGGGTCGCCGCGCACCGGGCGCTGCTGACCTACCTGGACGAGCTGATGGGCGAGAAACTCGCGCGCCGGGACGACGCATTGCTGTCCGGGCTGGCCGACCGCATCGCAGCGGGGGAGCTGACCCGCACCGAGGCCGCGCAGATGGGCGTGCTGCTGCTGATCGCCGGGCACGAGACGACCGCGAACATGATCGCGCTCGGCACGCTCGCCCTGCTGCGCAACCCCGGACAGCTGGCGCAGCTGCGCGAGTCCGGCGATGATCCGGCCCTGGTCGCGTCCGCGGTCGAAGAACTGTTGCGCTACCTCACCATCACCCACAGCGGACGGCGTCGCGTCGCTCTCGAAGACATCGAAATCGCCGGGCAGATCGTTCGCGCCGGAGAAGGCCTGATCATGGCCAACGAGATCGCCAACCGGGACGCGGAGGCGTTCCCCGACCCGGACCGGCTCGACCTCGCCCGCAACCCGCGCCGGCACGTCGCGTTCGGTTTCGGCGTGCACCAATGCCTCGGGCAGCCACTGGCCCGGCTGGAACTGCAGGTCGTCTACCGCACCCTGTACCGGCGGATCCCCACCCTCGCGCTGGCCGCGGACATCGAGGACATCCCGTTCAAGCACGACGGCTCGGTCTACGGCGTATACGAGCTGCCCGTGGCCTGGTGA
- a CDS encoding DUF2795 domain-containing protein, which translates to MPEVHEYLAEVRYPCDRAELLRCASACGADDTVLGRLGTLPEQEYESADVVHRLLGRE; encoded by the coding sequence ATGCCGGAGGTGCACGAATACCTCGCCGAGGTCCGCTACCCATGCGACCGGGCCGAACTCCTGCGCTGCGCGAGCGCGTGCGGCGCGGATGACACCGTGCTCGGCCGCCTGGGCACCTTGCCCGAGCAGGAGTACGAGAGCGCAGACGTCGTGCACCGGCTCCTGGGACGCGAGTGA
- a CDS encoding MFS transporter, with product MTVLLERARPRAVREHPRAGWFAVGAVCFGAFMGQLDASIVTLTFPALQREYAEPLAAVEWVSLAYLLALVGLLAAVGRIADAVGRKLTYVYGFAVFTAASIACGLAPSLGWLVGFRVVQALGAAMLQANSVALVVRSVPRERMRAALGVQAAAQALGLALGPAVGALLVDTAGWRWVFLVNAPVGLIGLIAGRYLLPRTRERTPLGRFDGAGVLLLATASTALLLALSGVSGLNLPGWAIGVLAGVALAAGTGFVLRERTAGSPIVRLSVLRPPVVSLGLVGALCGYLVLFGPLTLLPQVSGAKGSLGLVLTCLPAGFALAAVLADRVLPARFGARGRTVLGALAAAAGCGGLALVSTPWETGVSLVVAGLGLGVFIPANNSAVMGAIPAAMSATGGGLVNMARGLGTALGVALVTLCLHTGGESVALAVLAGAGVLAAGTGLAARGEAAR from the coding sequence GTGACGGTCCTGCTGGAGCGGGCGCGGCCGCGGGCAGTGCGGGAACATCCGCGGGCCGGATGGTTCGCGGTCGGCGCGGTGTGCTTCGGCGCGTTCATGGGGCAACTGGACGCCAGCATCGTCACGCTGACTTTCCCGGCACTGCAGCGGGAATACGCCGAGCCGCTGGCCGCGGTGGAGTGGGTGTCGCTGGCGTACCTGCTCGCGCTGGTCGGGCTGCTGGCCGCGGTCGGCCGGATCGCGGACGCGGTCGGCCGGAAGCTCACCTACGTGTACGGGTTCGCCGTGTTCACCGCCGCCTCGATCGCCTGCGGGCTGGCTCCGTCGCTCGGCTGGCTGGTCGGGTTCCGGGTGGTGCAGGCGCTCGGCGCCGCGATGCTGCAGGCCAACAGCGTGGCGCTGGTGGTGCGCAGCGTGCCGCGCGAGCGGATGCGGGCCGCGCTCGGCGTGCAGGCCGCCGCGCAGGCGCTCGGGCTCGCGCTCGGCCCGGCGGTCGGCGCGTTGCTGGTCGACACCGCAGGTTGGCGCTGGGTTTTCCTGGTCAACGCGCCGGTCGGCCTGATCGGCCTGATCGCCGGGCGCTACCTGCTGCCGCGCACGCGGGAGCGCACGCCGCTCGGCCGGTTCGACGGCGCCGGGGTCCTGCTGCTGGCGACCGCCTCGACCGCGCTGCTGCTGGCCCTGTCCGGGGTGTCCGGACTGAACCTGCCGGGCTGGGCGATCGGCGTGCTGGCCGGGGTCGCGCTGGCCGCGGGCACCGGGTTCGTGCTGCGGGAACGCACTGCGGGCAGCCCGATCGTGCGGCTGTCCGTGCTGCGTCCGCCGGTGGTCTCGCTCGGGCTGGTCGGCGCGCTGTGCGGGTATCTCGTGCTGTTCGGGCCGCTCACCCTGCTGCCGCAGGTGTCCGGAGCGAAGGGGAGCCTCGGGCTGGTGCTCACCTGCTTGCCCGCCGGGTTCGCGCTCGCCGCGGTGCTCGCCGACCGGGTGCTGCCCGCCCGCTTCGGCGCGCGGGGCCGGACGGTGCTCGGCGCGCTGGCCGCGGCGGCCGGGTGCGGCGGGCTCGCGCTGGTGTCCACACCGTGGGAGACAGGCGTGTCGCTGGTCGTGGCCGGGCTCGGTCTGGGAGTGTTCATCCCGGCGAACAACTCGGCCGTGATGGGTGCGATCCCGGCGGCGATGTCGGCCACCGGAGGTGGACTGGTGAACATGGCACGCGGTCTGGGCACCGCTCTCGGCGTGGCGCTGGTGACGCTCTGCCTGCACACCGGCGGCGAATCCGTCGCCCTCGCGGTACTGGCCGGTGCGGGCGTGCTCGCCGCGGGTACCGGACTGGCCGCGCGGGGCGAGGCGGCTCGGTGA
- a CDS encoding alpha/beta hydrolase: MPAPITGTAAGVPFTALPPAGHATQLIVTWHMLDAPRTDAAFAAALPMDEVPAWRVHLGMPMCGARMVDGRTDAVVELFGKDPLMLYLHPFVRQAAEEFPAALASVRAQLPVDDGPIGVLGASLGGAVALRVLADTDLPVFAGALVNAAIRMRSVVDLFPGDYPYTAESEKAVDSLNFLPWAGTLAARAPLLVVSGELDHPALRADALQLAEAMGERAELRSIPGLAHPLAAEPGLTPAPPFPAAHVVDAALTAWFRDHLPR, from the coding sequence ATGCCCGCACCGATCACCGGCACCGCGGCCGGAGTGCCGTTCACCGCGTTACCGCCCGCCGGCCATGCCACCCAACTGATCGTCACCTGGCACATGCTGGACGCGCCACGGACCGACGCGGCGTTCGCGGCGGCGCTGCCGATGGACGAGGTGCCCGCCTGGCGGGTGCATCTCGGCATGCCGATGTGTGGCGCGCGCATGGTCGACGGCAGGACCGACGCGGTCGTGGAGTTGTTCGGCAAGGACCCGCTGATGCTGTACCTGCACCCGTTCGTCCGGCAGGCGGCTGAGGAGTTCCCTGCCGCGCTGGCCTCTGTCCGCGCGCAACTGCCGGTCGACGACGGCCCGATCGGTGTGCTCGGCGCGTCGCTGGGCGGGGCCGTCGCGTTGCGGGTGCTCGCAGACACCGACCTCCCGGTCTTCGCCGGCGCACTGGTGAACGCAGCGATCCGGATGCGGTCCGTCGTCGACCTGTTCCCCGGTGACTACCCGTACACCGCGGAGTCCGAGAAAGCCGTGGACAGCCTGAATTTCCTGCCCTGGGCCGGGACTCTCGCGGCTCGCGCGCCGCTGCTCGTGGTGAGCGGCGAACTCGACCACCCGGCGCTGCGGGCCGACGCGCTGCAGCTGGCCGAGGCGATGGGGGAGCGGGCCGAACTGCGGTCGATCCCCGGGCTGGCGCACCCGCTGGCCGCCGAGCCCGGGCTGACACCGGCGCCGCCCTTCCCGGCCGCGCACGTGGTGGACGCGGCGCTGACCGCGTGGTTCCGGGACCATCTCCCACGCTGA
- the lexA gene encoding transcriptional repressor LexA gives MSAYDDIFDDLDASALPARQQHILATIRDWAGRHGYSPSTREIGEAVGLRSTSSVSKHLTALEEKGFLRRGAAMTRPIDVRAFLGDAPAREDGDSVSVPVVGDIAAGTPISALEHVDDVLQLPRGLTGRGTVFGLRVRGDSMVDAAICDGDIVVVKQQSEAHSGQIVAAMIDEEATVKVYRRRDGHVYLEPRNPAYDVIDGDRAVVLGAVVSVLRSV, from the coding sequence GTGAGTGCCTACGACGACATTTTCGACGACCTCGACGCCTCGGCGCTGCCCGCGCGGCAGCAGCACATCCTCGCCACGATCCGGGACTGGGCCGGACGGCACGGGTACTCGCCGAGCACCCGGGAGATCGGCGAGGCGGTCGGGCTGCGGTCCACGTCGTCGGTGTCCAAGCACCTCACCGCGCTCGAGGAGAAGGGGTTCCTGCGCCGCGGCGCGGCGATGACCCGGCCGATCGACGTGCGCGCCTTCCTCGGCGACGCGCCGGCGCGCGAAGACGGCGATTCGGTCAGCGTGCCGGTGGTCGGCGACATCGCGGCCGGCACGCCGATCTCCGCGCTGGAGCACGTGGACGACGTCCTCCAGCTGCCACGCGGGCTGACCGGCCGCGGCACCGTCTTCGGCCTGCGCGTGCGCGGTGACTCGATGGTCGACGCGGCGATCTGCGACGGGGACATCGTGGTCGTCAAGCAGCAGTCCGAGGCGCACTCCGGCCAGATCGTCGCCGCGATGATCGACGAGGAGGCCACCGTCAAGGTGTACCGCCGCCGCGACGGGCACGTCTACCTGGAGCCGCGCAACCCGGCCTACGACGTGATCGACGGAGACCGGGCCGTGGTGCTCGGCGCCGTGGTCTCGGTGCTACGCAGCGTCTGA
- a CDS encoding MarR family winged helix-turn-helix transcriptional regulator, with protein MTGKGPHAASDGPEVTAAAMLEGTVPEPVLADVVARLRRAMRRAARTADPDNTLSVAQLELLSCLAEHPGARPSRLAQLLKLAPNSVTTMVTGLRTRDLVTRTSGGGDRRTVALELTAAGREAVDRYQAHNAAILAAALDRVHPAWRHLIAAAIPALAELIGAIDDLAESG; from the coding sequence GTGACCGGAAAGGGTCCGCACGCTGCCTCCGACGGGCCGGAGGTCACCGCGGCCGCGATGCTCGAAGGAACCGTCCCGGAACCCGTGCTCGCCGACGTCGTGGCACGGCTGCGGCGGGCGATGCGGCGGGCCGCGCGGACGGCCGATCCGGACAACACGCTGTCCGTGGCGCAGCTGGAACTGCTGTCCTGCCTGGCGGAACACCCCGGGGCCCGGCCGAGCAGGCTGGCGCAGCTGCTGAAGCTCGCGCCGAACTCGGTCACCACCATGGTCACCGGCCTGCGCACGCGGGACCTGGTCACCCGCACCAGCGGCGGCGGCGACCGGCGCACGGTCGCGCTGGAGCTGACCGCGGCCGGGCGCGAGGCGGTCGATCGGTATCAGGCGCACAACGCCGCGATCCTCGCCGCCGCACTCGACCGTGTCCATCCGGCATGGCGGCACCTGATCGCCGCCGCCATCCCCGCCCTCGCGGAACTGATCGGCGCGATCGACGACCTCGCCGAGTCCGGCTGA